From the genome of Mycobacterium dioxanotrophicus, one region includes:
- a CDS encoding esterase family protein, with the protein MVRRLAATASATLLVSALLSVAVAQPASAYSRKGLPVEQLEVPSPSMGRNIKVSFQPGGGPASAGGTPALYLLDGLRAQDDESGWDINTAAFEWYYESGLAVVMPVGGQSSFYTDWYRPAAGNSGTTTYKWETFLTQELPAWLAANRGIRPTANAVVGLSMSGGAALTLAIWHPAQFIFAGALSGFLNPSQGLWPTMIGFAMKDAGGYNSTDMWGTANDPAWRRNDPMVNVGQLVANNTAVWVYCGNGISSDLDSAGGGFGQMYSAQFLENITVDSNKEFQKRYQAAGGHNAIFNFPPNGTHSWGYWGAQLQQMKPDLLRVLGVGVPPPAPAPAPDAAQVPGAAPVPGAAQVPGAAQVPGAVAQVPQAAQVPAAVAPVPAAYPR; encoded by the coding sequence ATGGTACGGCGGCTGGCGGCCACCGCAAGCGCGACGTTGTTGGTGTCGGCACTGCTGAGTGTGGCCGTGGCGCAGCCTGCGTCGGCCTACTCACGCAAGGGCCTGCCGGTCGAACAACTCGAGGTCCCGTCGCCGTCGATGGGACGCAACATCAAGGTCTCGTTCCAGCCCGGCGGCGGTCCGGCCAGTGCCGGCGGCACGCCCGCGCTGTATCTGTTGGACGGCCTGCGCGCCCAGGACGACGAGAGCGGCTGGGACATCAACACCGCGGCGTTCGAGTGGTATTACGAATCGGGTCTGGCCGTCGTGATGCCGGTGGGCGGGCAGTCCAGCTTCTACACCGACTGGTACCGACCCGCGGCGGGAAACTCGGGCACCACCACCTACAAATGGGAAACGTTCCTCACCCAGGAGCTCCCGGCCTGGCTGGCCGCCAACCGCGGCATCCGGCCGACCGCCAACGCCGTCGTCGGGCTCTCGATGTCCGGCGGTGCGGCGCTGACACTGGCCATCTGGCACCCGGCGCAGTTCATCTTCGCCGGCGCCCTGTCCGGTTTCCTGAACCCGTCGCAGGGATTGTGGCCCACCATGATCGGCTTCGCGATGAAGGATGCCGGCGGCTACAACTCCACCGACATGTGGGGTACCGCCAATGATCCGGCTTGGCGACGCAACGACCCGATGGTCAACGTCGGGCAGCTGGTCGCCAACAACACCGCGGTGTGGGTGTATTGCGGCAACGGCATCTCCTCTGACCTCGACTCGGCCGGGGGCGGCTTCGGCCAGATGTACAGCGCGCAGTTCCTGGAGAACATCACCGTGGATTCCAACAAGGAGTTCCAGAAGCGCTACCAGGCCGCCGGAGGCCACAACGCGATCTTCAACTTCCCGCCCAACGGCACCCACAGCTGGGGCTACTGGGGCGCTCAGTTGCAGCAGATGAAGCCCGACCTGCTGCGGGTGCTCGGTGTCGGCGTCCCGCCTCCGGCACCGGCTCCAGCGCCCGATGCTGCGCAGGTACCGGGTGCGGCACCCGTCCCCGGTGCGGCTCAGGTGCCCGGTGCGGCTCAGGTGCCCGGTGCGGTGGCGCAGGTACCTCAGGCCGCTCAGGTGCCGGCAGCGGTGGCGCCCGTACCCGCGGCGTATCCCCGGTAA
- a CDS encoding FAD-binding oxidoreductase, whose translation MTPEISRQHFLRGALGLATAAALGACRDGSPSAPGGSTTTAGTTTTAGPPDWSALAGTLDGHVILPADPQFGSAKGVFNTRFADSAPVAVVAAGSPGDVSKAVAFAAAHTIKIAPRSGGHSYIGASATSGAMVIDLRGLPRTIDYDAGSGLVTVAAAVDLDAVQSALAEHGQSIPTGSCPSVGVAGLTLGGGLGADARRYGLTCDSLVSATVVVPGGDTITASSDEHDDLLWALRGGGGGCGVVTSFTFRTFATVERDVVTLVFPETAAAQVIYGWHEWLGTAQRETWGMLNLTSGPGPELQCTIVLATAAHTGDQAASALAASIGMAPVSTRTQTLGHLDLVHYFEGGSDATRPRSFVAGSDVIAEMTHPAAESIVAAMSAWPKDAGAATAVIESLDGAITDTAPDATAFPWRRQAACVQWYTEPPSPAAVESAAGWLRDAHQAVQAASVGGYVNYVEAGMPAARYFEHNLDRLNTIRSHYDPSGLIYSALGAQ comes from the coding sequence ATGACACCCGAGATCTCGCGCCAGCATTTCCTGCGGGGCGCGCTGGGTCTCGCGACTGCCGCGGCGCTGGGAGCGTGCCGTGACGGGAGCCCATCCGCGCCCGGCGGCTCCACGACGACCGCCGGAACCACGACAACAGCGGGCCCGCCGGATTGGAGCGCTCTGGCGGGCACGCTCGACGGACACGTCATCCTGCCGGCCGACCCGCAGTTCGGTTCTGCCAAAGGCGTTTTCAACACCCGATTCGCCGATTCCGCTCCGGTGGCGGTGGTCGCCGCAGGCTCGCCGGGCGACGTGTCGAAAGCGGTCGCCTTCGCCGCTGCCCACACCATCAAGATTGCGCCCCGTAGCGGTGGGCACTCGTACATCGGCGCCTCGGCAACGTCGGGTGCGATGGTCATCGACCTGCGCGGGCTCCCCCGCACCATCGACTACGACGCCGGCTCAGGTCTGGTCACGGTCGCGGCCGCCGTCGATCTCGACGCGGTGCAGAGCGCGCTCGCCGAGCACGGCCAGTCCATACCGACCGGCAGCTGCCCAAGCGTGGGGGTCGCGGGTCTGACGCTGGGTGGCGGGCTCGGAGCGGACGCCCGGCGTTACGGACTGACGTGCGACAGCCTGGTGTCGGCGACCGTTGTCGTTCCCGGCGGCGACACCATCACCGCGTCATCCGATGAGCACGATGACCTGTTGTGGGCGCTGCGCGGCGGTGGCGGCGGGTGCGGCGTCGTCACCTCGTTCACGTTCCGCACCTTCGCCACCGTCGAACGTGACGTCGTCACGCTTGTGTTCCCCGAAACTGCTGCGGCACAAGTGATCTACGGATGGCACGAGTGGCTGGGCACGGCGCAGCGGGAGACCTGGGGCATGCTCAACCTCACCTCCGGTCCGGGCCCCGAGCTGCAGTGCACCATCGTGTTGGCGACTGCGGCCCACACCGGCGACCAAGCGGCCTCGGCCCTGGCGGCCTCGATCGGCATGGCACCGGTGAGCACCAGAACCCAGACCCTCGGGCATCTGGACTTGGTTCACTATTTCGAAGGTGGCAGCGACGCTACCCGGCCTCGATCCTTCGTCGCGGGTTCGGACGTCATCGCGGAAATGACCCACCCCGCTGCAGAATCCATCGTCGCCGCAATGTCGGCCTGGCCGAAAGACGCGGGTGCCGCTACCGCCGTCATCGAATCCCTCGACGGCGCGATCACCGACACGGCACCCGACGCCACCGCATTTCCGTGGCGGCGGCAAGCCGCGTGTGTGCAGTGGTACACGGAACCGCCGTCACCCGCCGCGGTCGAATCCGCCGCCGGCTGGCTGCGCGACGCCCACCAAGCGGTGCAGGCGGCCTCAGTCGGCGGATACGTCAACTACGTCGAAGCCGGTATGCCCGCGGCGCGCTACTTCGAACACAACCTGGATCGGCTCAACACCATTCGTTCGCACTACGACCCCTCCGGCCTGATCTACTCTGCGTTGGGCGCGCAATGA
- a CDS encoding APC family permease, with protein sequence MWAIVGLGLGYMTPMTVFDTFGLVSEATNSVVPLAYLVALVAMVFTAISYGRMTRVYPSAGSAFTYTSEVIHPNAGFLVGWSSLLDYLLLPMVNAVIGRIYFESFFPDAPSWVFVVVYVGVITAFNLWSIKGTSRVNGILVVFQTVLIGVFIVLAWLSLRHGMGAGTALTLDPLYHAGVDMSAVITGATVVCFSFIGFDAITMYSEEAKTPNTVPKAIVLALLIGGAIFFVAAWFSQSVFPNLDGFEVTDDTLPEMALKVGGQFFKILFTSAALAAMVASSLSSHASVSRMVYVMARNGKGRISKYLAYIHPTFLTPAHAVVIVGIVSLLAIKFTLEFASAMINFGALIAFTFVNLTVIVYFAFRLKQRRTPKEIFINIVLPFIGMCMTLVLWSKLHIQALEYGAIWFAIGLILLVYLTRGFRQPMTMRIEEETLAEEGTPVPHVKHGDE encoded by the coding sequence ATGTGGGCGATCGTCGGTCTCGGGCTTGGCTACATGACCCCGATGACGGTGTTCGACACGTTCGGCCTCGTCTCGGAGGCGACGAACTCCGTGGTCCCGCTCGCCTACCTGGTGGCGCTGGTGGCCATGGTGTTCACGGCCATCAGCTACGGCCGGATGACCCGCGTCTACCCGTCGGCGGGTTCGGCGTTCACCTATACCTCCGAAGTCATCCACCCGAACGCCGGATTCCTGGTCGGCTGGTCGTCGCTGCTCGACTACCTGCTGCTGCCCATGGTCAACGCGGTCATCGGCCGCATCTACTTCGAATCGTTCTTCCCGGACGCGCCGTCCTGGGTGTTCGTCGTGGTCTACGTCGGCGTGATCACGGCGTTCAACCTGTGGAGCATCAAGGGCACCTCGCGCGTCAACGGCATCCTCGTGGTGTTCCAAACCGTGCTGATCGGCGTCTTCATCGTGTTGGCGTGGCTGTCGCTACGACACGGCATGGGCGCGGGCACGGCGCTGACGCTCGATCCGCTCTACCACGCGGGTGTCGACATGTCGGCTGTCATCACCGGAGCCACGGTGGTGTGCTTCTCCTTCATCGGGTTCGACGCGATCACGATGTACAGCGAGGAAGCCAAGACCCCGAACACCGTGCCGAAGGCGATCGTCCTGGCCCTGTTGATCGGCGGTGCCATCTTCTTCGTGGCGGCGTGGTTCAGCCAGTCGGTCTTCCCCAACCTGGACGGTTTCGAGGTCACCGACGACACGCTGCCCGAGATGGCGCTGAAGGTGGGTGGCCAGTTCTTCAAGATCCTGTTCACCTCGGCCGCGCTGGCCGCCATGGTCGCGTCGAGCCTGTCGTCGCACGCGAGCGTGTCGCGCATGGTCTACGTCATGGCCCGCAACGGCAAAGGCCGGATCTCGAAGTACCTGGCCTATATCCACCCGACCTTCCTGACCCCGGCCCACGCCGTCGTCATCGTCGGCATCGTGTCATTGCTGGCCATCAAGTTCACCCTCGAATTCGCCTCGGCAATGATCAATTTCGGCGCGCTCATCGCCTTCACATTCGTCAACCTCACGGTGATCGTCTACTTCGCGTTCCGGCTCAAGCAGCGACGGACACCGAAAGAGATCTTCATCAACATCGTGCTGCCGTTCATCGGCATGTGCATGACCTTGGTGCTGTGGTCGAAGCTGCACATCCAGGCGCTCGAATACGGCGCCATCTGGTTCGCCATCGGCCTCATCCTGCTCGTGTACCTGACCCGTGGCTTCCGGCAACCGATGACCATGAGGATCGAGGAAGAGACGCTGGCGGAGGAGGGCACCCCGGTGCCGCACGTCAAGCACGGTGATGAGTGA
- the hrpA gene encoding ATP-dependent RNA helicase HrpA, which yields MSQPSVAELRSRLDDLTIRDAARLGRRLKNLRGGNVPANLVEQLAAAEALVLTRQAAVPTITYPDLPVTARRDEIAKAISENQVVIVAGATGSGKTTQLPKICLELGRGIRGTIGHTQPRRLAARTVAQRVADELGTPLGEAVGYTVRFTDQASDSTLVKLMTDGILLAEIQRDRRLLRYDTLILDEAHERSLNIDFLLGYLRELLPRRPDLKVIVTSATIEPERFSRHFNNAPIVEVSGRTYPVEIRYRPLEVPVVSDDDDDPDDPDHEIVRTEIRDPTEAIVDAVRELESEPPGDVLVFLSGEREIRDTAEALKDLRNTEVLPLYARLPTADQQKVFQPSHTGRRIVLATNVAETSLTVPGIRYVVDPGTARISRYSRRTKVQRLPIEPISQASAAQRAGRSGRTAPGICIRLYSEEDFESRPRYTDPEILRTNLGAVILQMAALGLGDIEQFPFLDPPDQRSIRDGVQLLQELGAFDSVGALTDVGRRLARLPLDPRVGRMILQADTEGCVREVLVLAAALSIPDPRERPADKEDAARQKHARFADDHSDFISYLNLWNYLREQRNERSGNAFRRMCRDEFLHYLRIREWQDLVGQLRSIARDIGIRESDEPAEPASIHAALTAGLLSHVGLREGETRDYAGARNSKFVLAPGSVLTKRPPRWIVVADLVETSRLFGRIAARAEPEAIERVAGHLVHRNYSEPHWEARRGEVMAFERVTLYGLPLVPRRKVGYSSIEPDLARELFIRHALVEGDWQTRHHFFRDNARLRAELEEIEERARRRDLLVGDDDIYALYDARIPADIVSARHFDAWWKKQRHRTPDLLTFSRDDLLRSEDGADNPDTWQAGDLQLPLTYRFEPGAADDGVTVHVPVGVLARLGGDGFAWQVPALREELVTALIKSLPKDLRRNFVPAPDTARAILGDIDASAASLLDEVQRELRRRSGILVPIDAFDLSKVPDHLRMTFAVETADGKEVARGKDIDALREQLAVPVAQAVADAVGGDLERTGLRGWPEDLDELPRTVETASAGHTVRGYPAFVDTGNAVDIRVFATQAEQAAAMRPGLRRLLRLTVPSPVKAIERGLSPRVRLTLNANPDGTLAALLDDCADAAAGVLLKRAVWTKAEFTALVQQAAKELGPTTTAVVNRVQAVLTAAHEVQVALPDKPTPQQADAVADIRAQLDRLLPKGFVTAAGATRLADLARYVTAIARRLERLPQGVAADRERMARVHAVEDAYDDVVQALSAARAADPKVEEIAWQIEEFRVSLWAQQLGTPRPVSEQRIYKAINAIQN from the coding sequence GTGTCCCAACCGTCAGTCGCTGAGCTGCGTTCCCGTCTCGACGACCTGACCATCCGTGACGCCGCCCGGCTCGGCCGCCGGCTGAAGAATCTGCGGGGCGGCAATGTGCCCGCGAATCTCGTCGAACAGCTCGCCGCGGCCGAGGCTCTTGTGCTCACCCGGCAGGCCGCCGTCCCGACCATCACCTACCCGGATCTGCCGGTCACTGCGCGACGCGACGAGATCGCCAAGGCCATCAGCGAGAACCAGGTGGTGATCGTCGCCGGCGCCACGGGTTCGGGTAAAACCACCCAGCTCCCCAAGATCTGCCTGGAACTGGGGCGCGGTATCCGCGGCACCATCGGCCACACCCAGCCCCGTCGGCTGGCGGCGCGGACGGTCGCCCAGCGCGTCGCCGACGAGCTGGGTACCCCGCTGGGCGAGGCGGTCGGCTACACCGTGCGGTTCACCGATCAGGCCAGTGATTCCACCCTGGTCAAATTGATGACCGACGGCATCCTGCTCGCCGAGATCCAACGCGACCGGCGTCTGCTGCGCTACGACACGCTGATCCTCGACGAGGCCCACGAGCGCAGCCTCAACATCGACTTCCTGCTCGGGTATCTGCGTGAGTTGCTGCCGCGGCGCCCCGATCTCAAGGTGATCGTCACCTCGGCGACGATCGAGCCGGAGCGGTTTTCACGCCACTTCAACAACGCTCCCATCGTCGAGGTGTCCGGCCGCACGTACCCCGTCGAGATCCGCTACCGGCCACTGGAAGTGCCGGTGGTGTCCGACGATGACGATGATCCTGACGACCCCGATCACGAGATCGTGCGCACCGAGATCAGGGACCCGACAGAGGCCATCGTCGACGCTGTGCGCGAGCTGGAATCCGAACCACCCGGCGACGTGCTGGTGTTCCTGTCCGGTGAGCGCGAAATCCGGGATACCGCTGAGGCTCTGAAGGATCTGCGCAACACCGAGGTGTTGCCGCTGTACGCGCGGCTGCCCACCGCCGATCAGCAGAAGGTGTTCCAGCCCAGTCACACCGGACGGCGAATCGTGCTGGCCACCAACGTCGCCGAGACCTCGCTCACGGTTCCGGGCATCCGCTACGTCGTCGACCCCGGGACTGCGCGCATCTCCCGCTACAGCCGCCGGACCAAGGTGCAGCGCTTGCCCATCGAACCCATCTCGCAGGCGTCGGCGGCGCAGCGGGCCGGTCGATCGGGTCGTACCGCACCCGGTATCTGCATCCGGTTGTACTCCGAGGAGGACTTCGAATCCCGGCCCCGCTACACCGATCCGGAGATCCTGCGCACCAATCTGGGCGCGGTCATCCTGCAGATGGCGGCGCTGGGACTCGGCGATATCGAGCAGTTCCCGTTCCTCGATCCGCCCGATCAGCGCAGCATCCGCGACGGTGTGCAACTGCTGCAGGAGCTCGGCGCGTTCGATTCGGTGGGGGCACTGACCGACGTCGGACGCCGCCTGGCCCGGCTGCCACTCGACCCGCGGGTCGGCCGGATGATTCTGCAGGCCGACACCGAGGGCTGTGTGCGCGAGGTACTGGTGCTGGCCGCCGCGCTGTCGATCCCCGACCCGCGCGAGCGTCCGGCCGACAAGGAAGACGCCGCCCGGCAGAAGCACGCCCGGTTCGCCGACGACCACTCCGATTTCATCTCCTACCTCAATCTGTGGAACTACCTGCGCGAGCAGCGAAACGAGCGCTCCGGCAACGCGTTCCGGCGGATGTGCCGGGATGAGTTCCTGCACTACCTGCGGATCAGGGAATGGCAGGACCTGGTGGGGCAGCTGCGCAGTATTGCGCGCGACATCGGGATCAGGGAGAGCGACGAGCCGGCCGAGCCTGCGAGCATCCACGCCGCGCTGACCGCGGGCCTGCTGTCCCATGTCGGGTTGCGCGAGGGCGAGACCAGGGACTACGCGGGCGCCCGCAATTCGAAGTTCGTGCTGGCTCCCGGTTCCGTGCTGACCAAGAGGCCGCCACGCTGGATCGTGGTGGCCGACCTGGTGGAGACCAGCCGGCTGTTCGGCCGGATCGCCGCGAGGGCCGAACCGGAGGCCATCGAGCGGGTCGCGGGACATCTCGTGCACCGCAATTACAGTGAGCCGCACTGGGAGGCCCGGCGGGGCGAGGTGATGGCCTTCGAGCGGGTAACGCTCTATGGGCTGCCGCTCGTTCCGCGCCGCAAGGTCGGATACTCCTCGATCGAACCCGACCTCGCCCGTGAGTTGTTCATCCGGCACGCGCTGGTGGAAGGCGATTGGCAGACCCGACACCACTTTTTCCGCGACAATGCCCGGCTGCGTGCGGAACTCGAGGAGATCGAGGAACGGGCCCGTCGGCGTGACCTACTGGTCGGCGACGACGACATCTACGCGCTGTACGACGCGCGGATCCCAGCTGACATCGTGTCGGCGCGTCATTTCGACGCGTGGTGGAAGAAGCAACGGCACCGCACACCGGATCTGCTCACATTCAGTCGCGACGATCTGTTGCGGTCCGAGGACGGGGCGGACAATCCCGACACCTGGCAGGCGGGCGATCTGCAGCTCCCGCTGACCTATCGGTTCGAGCCTGGAGCCGCCGACGACGGCGTCACCGTGCACGTGCCGGTGGGAGTGCTGGCCCGGCTCGGCGGAGACGGCTTCGCCTGGCAGGTACCGGCTTTGCGGGAAGAACTGGTCACAGCGTTGATCAAATCCCTGCCCAAGGATCTGCGACGCAACTTCGTGCCCGCCCCGGACACCGCCCGCGCCATCCTCGGCGACATCGACGCTTCCGCGGCGTCCCTTTTGGACGAGGTGCAGCGTGAACTACGCAGGCGCAGCGGCATTTTGGTACCGATCGACGCGTTCGACCTGAGCAAGGTCCCCGACCATCTGCGGATGACGTTCGCCGTGGAAACCGCCGACGGCAAAGAGGTGGCGCGCGGCAAGGACATCGATGCGCTGCGCGAGCAATTGGCCGTGCCGGTCGCCCAGGCGGTGGCCGACGCCGTCGGAGGTGACCTGGAACGGACCGGTCTGCGAGGCTGGCCCGAGGACCTCGACGAGCTGCCCCGCACTGTCGAGACAGCCTCGGCAGGCCACACTGTTCGCGGGTATCCGGCATTCGTGGATACCGGTAACGCCGTGGATATCCGGGTCTTTGCGACTCAGGCCGAGCAAGCCGCGGCGATGCGGCCTGGGTTGCGCAGACTGTTGCGGCTCACGGTGCCGTCGCCGGTCAAGGCGATCGAACGCGGGCTGAGTCCCCGCGTGCGCCTTACCCTCAACGCCAATCCCGACGGCACGCTCGCCGCCCTGCTCGACGACTGCGCCGACGCGGCGGCCGGTGTTCTGCTCAAGCGGGCAGTGTGGACGAAGGCCGAGTTCACCGCGCTGGTGCAGCAAGCGGCCAAGGAACTCGGACCGACCACCACCGCGGTGGTCAACCGGGTGCAGGCCGTGCTGACCGCAGCTCACGAGGTGCAGGTGGCCCTGCCGGACAAGCCGACGCCGCAGCAAGCCGACGCGGTCGCCGATATCAGGGCCCAACTGGATCGGTTGTTGCCCAAGGGTTTTGTGACTGCTGCGGGTGCCACACGGTTGGCCGACCTGGCCCGCTACGTCACCGCGATCGCCCGCAGGCTCGAGCGGCTACCCCAGGGTGTAGCGGCCGATCGGGAGCGCATGGCCCGGGTTCACGCCGTCGAGGATGCCTACGACGATGTGGTCCAAGCACTTTCGGCGGCCCGCGCGGCTGATCCGAAGGTGGAGGAGATCGCCTGGCAGATCGAGGAATTCCGGGTGAGCCTGTGGGCTCAACAGCTCGGCACGCCGCGCCCGGTCAGCGAGCAGCGGATCTACAAGGCGATCAACGCGATCCAGAACTGA
- a CDS encoding GGDEF domain-containing protein, producing the protein MARGVIGAPQQLHQFDWLSTYIQDRGLRRRWQWVTALYTAVLAALPLLMLWSPNGPDHPLSRAIAVGTAAVGFLGALVWLVHWPTRGQSSLFLLAASGMTGLGCATLSNPYSALMGCVVFAVLGGFIAYFHTLRYVIGNFAVCALCAAVFAFRLIKDTGDIALAVAATLTVAALNVGVPFGIRSLVHTLRSDLTVSDHDPLTGLHTRRAFYRTVQGLVRQQAAGAHLVVLVIDLDNFKLLNDTWGHARGDRALARVGAALRDNCPSASVIGRLGGEEFVVADLHRTPRPNELAERICRAIAAIPFPTTASVGSASAPLDAAAAARAPQFLDDVIDAADLAMYAAKHAGGNQVCHYVDLQPAAAAEPDGS; encoded by the coding sequence ATGGCTCGTGGGGTGATCGGGGCGCCGCAACAGCTTCATCAGTTCGACTGGCTCAGCACGTACATCCAGGACCGGGGTCTGCGGCGCCGTTGGCAGTGGGTGACCGCGCTGTACACCGCGGTGCTCGCCGCGCTTCCGCTGTTGATGCTCTGGAGCCCGAACGGTCCCGATCATCCGCTCTCCAGGGCTATCGCGGTGGGTACCGCGGCAGTCGGATTTCTCGGTGCGTTGGTGTGGCTCGTGCACTGGCCGACCAGAGGACAGTCGTCGCTGTTCCTGCTGGCGGCAAGCGGGATGACGGGTCTGGGCTGCGCGACGCTGTCCAATCCGTACTCGGCACTGATGGGGTGTGTGGTCTTCGCGGTGCTCGGCGGATTCATCGCGTACTTCCACACCCTGCGCTATGTCATCGGCAATTTCGCGGTGTGCGCGCTGTGCGCGGCCGTCTTCGCGTTTCGGCTCATCAAAGACACCGGCGACATCGCCCTGGCCGTCGCCGCCACGCTGACGGTCGCGGCGCTCAACGTCGGTGTGCCGTTCGGGATCCGGTCGCTGGTGCACACGCTGCGTTCGGATCTCACTGTGTCCGATCATGATCCACTCACCGGACTGCACACCCGACGCGCCTTCTACCGCACCGTGCAGGGCTTGGTGCGCCAGCAGGCCGCAGGGGCGCATCTGGTGGTCCTCGTGATCGACCTGGACAACTTCAAACTGCTCAACGACACATGGGGACATGCGCGCGGGGACCGCGCGCTGGCCCGGGTCGGCGCTGCGCTGCGGGACAACTGCCCGTCGGCATCGGTGATCGGGCGGCTGGGGGGCGAGGAGTTCGTCGTCGCCGACCTTCATCGCACACCGCGACCCAACGAACTCGCCGAGCGAATCTGCCGCGCGATCGCGGCCATCCCCTTCCCGACCACTGCCAGTGTCGGTAGCGCCAGCGCTCCGCTCGACGCCGCCGCAGCGGCGCGCGCACCGCAATTCCTCGACGACGTCATCGACGCCGCCGACCTGGCGATGTACGCGGCCAAACACGCGGGCGGCAACCAGGTTTGCCACTACGTCGATCTGCAACCCGCGGCCGCGGCCGAACCAGACGGGTCGTGA
- a CDS encoding fumarylacetoacetate hydrolase family protein, which produces MKLRRIRTETGLQLEAADAEGNWTAQADCTALGGRVFDAAWEQAAAERQLRHSRHLLPFQPLSFRDFMLYEQHNIDAARGLIQRFHPGLHRVTALYERVTGRPVPQFRPKPLFYRQPIYYMSNAQTFVPSGTPMPMPSYSRALDFELELGFVLAAPLLDATPAEATAAIGAFVVLNDFSARDVQRAEMASGLGPQKSKHFASSMSDTAVTADEILPRIDAITGSVAINGSAIGTVCSAGMQHTLGEVLAHASRSEQLLPGELFGTGTLPGGSGMETGNWLREGDTLTLRLDGIGEIEHVIG; this is translated from the coding sequence ATGAAACTACGACGGATCCGTACCGAGACCGGGCTGCAGCTCGAAGCTGCTGATGCCGAAGGCAATTGGACCGCGCAGGCGGACTGTACCGCGCTCGGCGGCAGGGTGTTCGACGCCGCGTGGGAACAGGCCGCCGCCGAACGCCAGCTGCGGCACAGCCGGCATCTGCTGCCGTTTCAACCGCTGTCGTTCCGCGACTTCATGCTCTACGAGCAGCACAACATCGACGCGGCCCGCGGTCTGATCCAGCGGTTCCACCCCGGCCTGCACCGCGTCACCGCGCTCTACGAGCGGGTGACCGGCCGCCCGGTGCCGCAGTTCAGACCCAAGCCGCTGTTCTACCGGCAGCCGATCTACTACATGTCCAATGCACAGACCTTCGTGCCGAGCGGTACGCCGATGCCCATGCCGAGCTATTCGCGGGCGCTGGACTTCGAGCTCGAGCTCGGATTCGTACTGGCCGCACCGCTGCTCGATGCGACTCCGGCCGAGGCCACGGCCGCGATCGGGGCATTCGTGGTGCTCAACGACTTCAGCGCCCGCGATGTGCAACGAGCGGAGATGGCGAGCGGGCTCGGGCCGCAGAAGTCCAAGCACTTCGCCAGTTCGATGTCGGACACCGCTGTCACCGCCGACGAGATCCTGCCCCGTATCGACGCGATCACCGGATCGGTCGCGATCAACGGGTCTGCGATCGGCACCGTCTGCAGCGCCGGGATGCAGCACACGCTCGGCGAGGTCCTCGCGCACGCGTCGCGCAGCGAGCAACTCCTGCCGGGCGAGCTTTTCGGCACGGGGACGTTACCCGGGGGCAGCGGCATGGAGACCGGGAACTGGCTACGTGAAGGCGACACCCTCACACTGAGGCTCGACGGCATCGGCGAGATCGAGCACGTCATCGGCTAG
- a CDS encoding LLM class flavin-dependent oxidoreductase, which translates to MSIRTGAVFRPDFPPASLRTVAAAADAAGTDELWLWEDCFQQGGVAQAAVALSASERLVVGVGLIPAPLRNVVSTAMEFATLEAMFPGRIRIGVGHGIQDWMRQAGAAVASPMTLLREYVLALRALFAGETVTVTGRYVQLSEVALDYAPPQRLPVLIGGTGVKTLRLAGEIADGVILDSGYTRTSVGAALAHVAAGRAGRSDPFDTVGFIACAPGEDAAAQLAQKAAASGLAPEDGFGVGGTATDIATGLKPYLDAGLSTPVLQPLGAVDTMTEFVAVCGEVASRIDSVVDQGI; encoded by the coding sequence ATGAGTATCCGTACAGGTGCAGTGTTCAGACCGGATTTCCCGCCCGCGAGCCTGCGCACGGTCGCCGCCGCGGCCGATGCGGCCGGTACTGACGAATTGTGGCTGTGGGAGGACTGCTTTCAGCAGGGCGGTGTCGCTCAGGCCGCCGTCGCACTGTCGGCGTCGGAACGCCTTGTGGTCGGTGTGGGATTGATCCCGGCCCCACTGCGCAACGTGGTGAGCACGGCGATGGAGTTCGCCACCCTCGAGGCGATGTTCCCGGGGCGCATCAGGATCGGCGTCGGGCACGGCATCCAGGACTGGATGCGGCAGGCCGGTGCCGCGGTCGCATCCCCGATGACCCTGCTCCGCGAATACGTGCTGGCGTTGCGGGCACTGTTCGCCGGGGAGACCGTCACGGTGACCGGGCGTTATGTTCAGCTGTCGGAGGTTGCGCTGGATTACGCACCACCACAACGACTTCCGGTGCTGATCGGCGGAACGGGAGTGAAGACGCTGCGGTTGGCCGGCGAGATCGCCGACGGCGTGATCCTCGACAGCGGCTACACCCGCACGTCGGTGGGCGCCGCGCTGGCGCATGTGGCCGCGGGGCGTGCCGGCCGCAGCGACCCGTTCGACACCGTGGGATTCATCGCGTGCGCGCCGGGTGAGGACGCCGCTGCTCAGCTGGCCCAGAAGGCTGCCGCATCAGGGTTGGCACCCGAAGACGGTTTCGGGGTGGGCGGCACGGCGACGGATATCGCGACGGGCCTCAAGCCGTATCTCGACGCCGGGTTGAGCACGCCCGTTCTGCAGCCCCTCGGGGCCGTCGACACCATGACAGAGTTCGTCGCGGTGTGCGGGGAAGTCGCTTCGCGGATCGATTCGGTGGTAGACCAAGGGATTTGA